The following is a genomic window from Sporichthyaceae bacterium.
AGGGTCGGGGTTGCCCCGGACGTCGCCACGACCACGGCGAGTCCGACCTCGCCCCAGTCCTGGTCCGGCACGCCGACCACGGCGACGTCCGCCACGGTCGGGTGCAGCGACAACACGTTCTCCACCTCGGCCGGATAGACGTTCTCGCCGCCGGTCTTGTACATCTCCTTGGTCCGCCCGGCCAGGTAGTAGAACCCCTCGGCGTCGCGGCGGGCGGCGTCGCCGGTGCGGAACCAACCGTCGGTGAAGAACTCGTCCCGGGGCCTGTCCCAGTACCCGACCGTGACGCTTGGGCCCCGCAGCCAGATCTCGCCGGTCCCACCCGCCGGCACGTCGGTCCCGTCGGGATCCACCAGGCGAATTTCGGTGTGCCTCGCGGCTCTGCCCGCCGAGCCGAGCTCGGCCTTCGCCTGCAGGACCGCCTCCTGGTCGAGGGCGAAGGCCATCGGGCCCATCTCGGTCCCGCCGTACTGCGGCTGCAGCGGCAGCCCGCGGTCGGACCATTGGCGCAACAGCTGCGGGGTCGCGATCGCGCCGGCGACGATGAGATGGCGCAGGTGCCTCAGGTCGGCGGACGCGAAGCCGGGTTGGGCGGCGATCGCCGCGTACATCAGGGGGATCGCGGCGAAGTGGGTGACCGACGGAGCGCTGTCGGTCAACGCGGCCAGGACTGCGGCCGGGTCGAACCGCGCCATCGTGGTGACTGTCCCGCCGAAGTAGAGGATCGGATTGGCCATCACGTTCAGGCCGCCTGCGTGGAACAGCGGCATCTGGTTCAGGTGGTGGCAGCCGGCCGCCGCGTAACCGGTGGTGTCGGCGCAGTTCAACGCCTGCCAGATCAAAGTGCCGTGGGTGGACAGGGCACCTTTGGGTCGACCGGTGGTTCCCGAGGTGTAGAGGATGTGGGTGGGGTCGGAGTGTGTTCCGCCGGTCCGCGGATCAACCCGCTGCGCTGCGGCCAACGCGGCCTCGTAGTCCACGACGCCCGGCTCGTCGAGGCCCCCGGCGATGCGGCAGGGGATCGCCGCCTTCTCCGCGACCTGGCCTGCGACACCCGCCCAGGTCGTGTCGTGCACCAGTACGGCGGGGCGGGCGTCCAGGCAGATCTCGGCCAACTCGTGCGGGGTCAGCCGCCAGTTCAACGGCACGAACAGCGCGCCCAACCGCATCGCGGCGAACTGGACCTCGAACACTCGCGGGCAGTTCTCGGCGACCAGTGCGATCCGGTCGCCGACCCCCACCCCGAGGGCGCGCAGCACATGGGCGCACCGGGCCACCCGGTCCTCGAGTTGTGCCCACGTGAGCGTGTGGTTGTCCTCGGCCCGGCGCAGTGCTGGGGCGGCCGGCCGCCGCGCTGCGTGGAACGCGACCCAGTCGTGGGTGGCGGGACTCACCTGCATCAGGCGGGGAGCTTGTCGGCCATGCCCTGCTGCACCAGGAAGTCGCGATACATGCCGAACGCGGGCTGCAGCGCGGGAAGCATCTTCAGCAGGGTGCCGATCGAGCCCTCGATCTTGACCTTGCGCCGAGCGATCGCCATCGGGATGTTCAGATCACCGAGCCAGAACTTGTGTCCGTCGTCGGCGGACATGAACAGTGCGACGTCGACCTGCGCCGCACGGGCGGCGTCCCCGGCCCGGACCGCGGGTGGGTCGACCGAGGCGTCGATGCTCAACGCCGAGTCCGGCGCGCTGTAGTTGACCCGGAACGACGCCTGGGACTCGACGAACTTCGGTCGCAGGTCGGGATGCAGGGTGATGTGTTCGAAGAAGGCGACGAAGATCTTCTCGACCTCCTCGGCGGAGCTGAAGACCGGCACGATCGCCCTCCGGGTCGGTTGGCGGTAGACACCAAACAGCGTTAGGTTAGTGGCCGTCGGGAGCTGGGTGCAACGGCATCGGGAGGTCTCGGTGACACGGGTGCGGATCGACGCGAGCCGGTGCCAGGGGCACGGTCGGTGCGTGCTGATCGCCCCGGACTATTTCGACGTCGACGAGGCCGGCCTCGGCCGCGTCCTGATCGCCGAGGTGGCGGCGGCCGATTGCGCCGATCTGGCCGATGCGGAACGGTCCTGCCCCGAGGGCGCGATCGTGCTCACCGACTGAGGGGCCGCAGGACATGCCAGGATTCGACCACCACAGCGAGCACTTCGCACAGCACTGGCGCGAGACCTATCGCGAGCTGCGCGCGATTTGCCCGGTCGCGCACTCGTCCGCCCACGGTGGCTTTCACGTGATCACCCGTTACGCCGACGTCAAGCGGGTGCTGGGCGACCCGGAGACCTTCGCCTGCGGCCGCGACCTGGAGTTCGACGCCAGTGACGGACAGCGCTATGTGACCGGCGGGGTGACCATCCCGGTCAACCCCGTGCAGATGGGCATGATGGAGACCGACCCGCCGCGCTCGCAGTCCTACCGACGCCCGCTGGCCCCGCTGTTCTCCCCGAAGGCGATCGCCGCCTACGAGCCGCGGTTGGGCGAGATCATCAGTTGGGCGGTGGACCGGGTCATCGGCTCGGGTCGGCTCGACTTCGTCGACGACCTGGCCAACCCCATCCCGGCGATGATCTCGTTGGACTACTTCGGGCTGCCGCTGGAGCGTTGGCACGACTACGCCGTCGCGCTGCACCAGGCCGCGTACCTCCAGAAGGGCTCGGCGCGCGCGGTCCGGGCGCTCGTCGAGGACCTCCGGGGGATCATCGCGGCCCGCCGGGGGACCGTCGGAGAGCGCGATGACGTGGTTGACCGCCTGCTCACCGTGGAGGTGAGCGGTGCGCGGTTGTCCGAGGACGAGGTGGTCAACCAGGTCTTCATGCTGCTCAACGGTGGGATCGACACGTCCACCGCATTGATCGCCGGCATGTTCGGACACCTCGGAGCCCACCCCGACCAGCGGGCTGCCCTGGCGGCCGACCCGGGGCTGATCCCGAACGCGGTCGAGGAGATGCTGCGCTGGTTCACTCCCGGACCGGGGGTCGCGCGCACCGTGCTCGCGCCGGTGGAACTCGGCGGCGTTCTGCTGCGACCCGGCGACCGGGTCCTGCTCGCGCTCGGCTCGGCCAATTACGACGAGGACGTCTTCGGTGAACCCGACGCAGTTGCGCTGGATCGCGAGAATTCCGCCAAGCACCTCGCGTTCGGTTTCGGCGTGCATCGTTGCCTCGGCGCCTTCCTCGCTCCGGCCGAGATGCGGCTGCTGCTCGAGGAGGTGCTGCGCCGGATGCCCGACTACGAGATCGACTTCGAAAGCGTCGTGCACTATCCGACGATCCCGCTGATCAACGGCTACATCGCGATGCCCGCAACGTTCACCCCGGGCCCACGCGTGCTCGACGGCTTCGACGGCCGCCTGCCGATCCGCGCCTCGGTTCCTGCCTGACGATGCGTCAGTCGCCCAGACCGACGGTGCGGTCGGCGGCCAGCGCGGTGATTTCCTCGGCGGAGTAACCGGCTTCGGCCAGCACGACGGCGGTGTCGGCGCCACGTCGGGCCGACGGGCGCACGGCGCCGGGTGTGCGGGACAGCCGGGGCGCGGGTGCCGCGGTGATCCGGCCCTCGTGCATGGTCACGGTGCCCCGCGCGCGCAGGTGCGGATCGTCGAGGAGTTCGTCGAGGTCGAGCACGGGCGTGCCGCAGGCGTCGATGTCGCCGAACACCTTGGTCCAGTGGGCCTGCGGCCGGCTCGCGAAAATCTCGGCCACCCGGTCCCGCAGCGCGGGCCAGGTAGTCGGGTCGAGTTGGGTGTCGAGTGCCACGTCGTCGATCCCGAGCGCGGCCAGGAACGCCGCGTAGAACTTTCCCTCGATCGCACCGACGGCGAAATATGCGTCGTCGGCACAGCGGTAGGAGCCGTAGCACGGGCTGCCGCCGGACAGCAGATGGCGCCCACGGCCGGGCCAGCGGCCGGCGTCCAGCTCGGCCAGCCAAGGGCTGTTGAGCAGCGCGACGCCGTCGGTGATCGCGGCGTCGACGACCTGCCCACGTCCGCTGACAGCCCGCTCGAACAGGGCGGCGACTATCCCGAACGCGGTCATCAGCGAGCCGCCGGCCAGGTCGCCGAGCATGGCGAGCGGCGGGATCGGCTCCGTCGAACCGATCACGCCGAGCGCGCCCGCGACCGCGATGTAGTTGATGTCGTGCCCCGCCCGGTCGGCGTACGGGCCCTCCTGGCCCCACCCGGTCAGGCGGGCGTAGATCAGCCGCGGGTTACGGGCACACAGCTCCTCCGGCCCGAGCCCGCGCCGTTCCAGCGTGCCCGGCCGGTTGCTCTCCAGCAGCACGTCGGCGCGGTCGGCCAACCGCGCGATCACCTCGGCGCCGCGCGGGGCGCGTAGGTCCACGATCACCGACCGTTTGCCCCGGCTCAGGTGCTTCGCCGGGTCGAACTCCACGGTGGTCGGCCGCTCCACCGTGATCACGTCGGCGCCGAAATCGGCCAGCAGCATGGAGCAGAACGGCCCGGGTCCCAACGCGGACAGATCGATCACCCGCACCCCGGAAAGCGGTCCGGCGGTCACCCGTGGTCCACGACGTCGAAGCGCAGGTCGAGGCGCTCCGGACCGTTGGCGATCCCCGGGGACCAGTGCACGTCCTCGGGACCGCCGTCGGCGAAGCGCAGGTTCGTCACGCGCTTGAGCAGTTCGTCGAAAGCGATCGCGAGCTGGATCCGGCCCAGATGCACGCCGAGACAACGATGGACGCCGAGCCCGAACGCGGCGTTCCCGGACCGCGGGGGGTCGAACACCAGCCGGTCGGGGTCGGGGAACTTCTCCTCGTCGCGGTTGGCCGAGTCGAATCGGACCAGCACCTGTTCGCCGGCCTTGAGCGCCACCCCGGCCAATTCGGTGTCGCGCATGACCCGCCTGCCCAGGCAGCCGACGGGGGACTCCATGCGCAGGAACTCGTCCATGTCGTTGCGGATCCACCGCGGATCACGCACGCGAGACTCGAGTTCGGGCTGCCGCGCGAGGTGATAGGCGATCGCGCCGACGGCGCCCCGGGTGGTGTCCAACCCGCCGAGGAACAGCACGGTCACGACCCCGACGCGCTCGTCGTCGGTCAGCGGTCGCCCGCCGAGCACCGTGCCGGTGGTGATTGCGGTGAGCACGTCCTCCCGGTCCACCGGGTTGTCCTCGCGGTCCGCGATGTACTCCCCGGCCAACAGGGCGAGGTTGAAGTACGACTCGTCGTTGCCCTCGATCGCCACCGTGGTCACGGTGTCGATCGCCCGCCGCATCCGCTCCGGGTCGCGCTCGTCGAAGACGATCGTGGCCAGCGAGGCACCGGCGAACGGGGCGGCGAACTCGTTGATCAACTCGACCCTGCCGCGTTCGGCCCAGGCGTCGATCAACGCCGCCGCGCTGCGGCGCATCTGCGGCTCGAACTTCAGCAGGAACGTGCGGGAGAACAGCGGATTCAGCAGCTTGCGTAGGTCCGAGTGGTACGGCGGGTCGACGTCGAGGGGATTGAGCGCCACCGGCGCCGGCTTGGGTGCTACTCCGGTGGAGGAGAAGGTGTCGGTGTCCTGCAGCACCGCGCGCACGTCGGAGTAGCGGGTGACCAGGTACTGCCCACCGCCGTCGGCATCGGTGTGCGCCACCGGGCATTTCCCGCGGGCGTAGCGGAACAGTTCCCACTTGGCGCGCTCATGCGTGGGGTCCCACATGTTGTAGCCGGCCAGTGCTTCAGCCGGATCGGATGCGGTCGTCACAGCCCTACTGTAGCCATAACCAAACGCTGATAGGCGAGTGTCCGATTCGGTGCTAGCGTCCCCGCCATGCGGACGCTCATCCAGTTCAGCAAGGGCCGCACCAGTCGGCAGGCGCACCGCGACCTGCCCGGTCCGGCGCCGGACGGTTCACCGCTCAAGGACGACGAACTGACCCGACAGGGCTTCGACGGCCGGGAGGCGGTGCTGTACCGGTCCAACGACCCGACGGTGTTCCGCGCCGAAGGTCGCTTCCGGTCCACCGCGGCGTTGCTGGCGGACCTCGAGCCGAGTGACCTGACCGACGTACGCGGCACCGCACAGCGGCTGTACTACAACTCCGACGTCACCATCTGGCTCTCCCGGCGGGCCGCACCGATGCCGTTCCACCGTCGCAACGTCGACGGCGACGAGTGTTGGTTCGTGCACCGTGGCGCCGGCACGGTGCACACCGAGTTCGGCCCGATCGTCTACGAGCAGGGCGATTACGTGGTCATCCCCAAGGCGATCACGCATCGGTGGGTACCCGACGGATCCGAGAGTTTCCTGTTCGGCATCGAGACCGTCGGTGAGTTGCGCGCCCCGAACTACGTGGGCCTGGGTCGGCATGCCCCGTTCGACCCGGACGTGATCCGAGTGCCGGATCCGACGCCGATGGCCTCCGATGCGCCCGAGTACGAGGTCCGGGTCAAGTACGACAACGAGTCCTCGGCGATCTTCCAGGACCACCACCCCTGCGACGTCGAGGGTTGGAAGGGCGACTACTTCCCGTTCGCGTTCAACATCCGCGACTGGAACGTGATCATGTCCGACAGCCTGCACCTGCCGCCGTCGATGCACGTGTTCCTGGTCGCCGAGGGCGTGAACATCATCAACCTGCTGCCGCGCCCGTTCGAGACACGGGCCGGCGTCGAACGGATCCCGTGGTTCCACCGCAACGCCGACTACGACGAGGTCGCCCTGATCCACGGCGGCAACTCGCTCGGGCGCCCGCTCAAACCGGGGTTGGTCAGCCACGACCCGCAGGGCATCCATCACGGCTTCCCGGACCGAGCGCGGGTGAAGGCCCGGCGCGAGTGGGACGACCACGCCCGCATCGAGTGGGAGATCATCATGGTGGAGGCGGCGCGCCCGTTGCGGCTCGACCCGGTCCTTCATGGCTGAGCGCGCCGACGTCATCGTCATCGGCGCGGGCCACAACGGCCTGGTCGCCGCGGGCTACCTGGCCCGCTCCGGACTCGACGTACTCGTGCTGGAGGCGAACGACTGGATCGGTGGCTGCACGACCAGCACGGCCCTGCTGCCGGCCGCGCCCGAGCATCGGATGAGCCCGTGCGCGGACGACGTGATCGCGCTGCGCGACACCACTGTCGGTGTCGACCTGGAGTTGGCTCGGTTCGGTTACCGCGAGGTGGAGATCGACCCGCCCTACCTTGCGTTGGCGCCTGACGGAGCGTCACTTGCATTGCACCGGCACGCGGAGCGGACTGCGGCGGAGATCCGGCACTTCGCGCCCCAGGACGCCGCCGCGTATCTGCGCCTGATCGAGGACCTGAGGCCGGCCTGCGACGCCGCGATGACACTGATGGCGACCAACCCGGTCCGACCCGATCCGCGGGCGGTGGCCGGCGCCGTCCGCGCACTGCTGCGCCGACCCCGTGCCCTCCCGGAGGTGGTGGGACTCACCCGGACGTCGGCGGCCGATGCGATCCGCGAGCGGTTCACCCACCCCCTGGTGCAGGCGATGCTCGCGAACCTCGCCAGCTACGGCTGCCCGATCACCTGGGACCGGTCCGGGGTCAACCTGATGATCGTCCCGATGATCATGCGCGCCGGGATGGCCCGGCCCACCGGCGGCATGGGCACCCTGCCCGCGGCGCTGGAACGCAGTTTCACCGCTTCGGGCGGGCGGATCCGGACCGCTGCCCGGGTGGAGGAGTTCCTGATGTCCGCCGGCCGGGTGATCGGAGTCCGGCTGCACTCCGGCGAGGAAATCCGCGCGGCGACGGTGCTGGCCGCGACCGAGCCGTGGCGGGTGCTCAATCAGTTCCTGCCCCCCGGAACACTGCCGGCGAAGCTGGCGGCGCGGGCTGCCGACATCCCCACCCGTAGCGCGGGGTGCGCCCACTTCAAGATCGAGGTCGCGTTCCGCGGCCGGCTGACGTTGCCCGCACACCAGAAGGCCCGCCGTGACGACCTGGACGTGCGGATCCCGACGCACATGGTCGGGACCATCGAGGAGATCTGCGCCGCGATCGACGACGCCGGCGCCGGGCGACTGCCGGACCCGCTGCCGTTCGCGAGCATGGTGAAGAGCGCCGCGGACCCCGCGGTGGCGCCCACCGGCCAGGAGTTGCTCGGGCTGTGGTCGGGTTGGGTGCCGTTGCACCCGGAGGAGAGTTGGGACTCGTTGAAGGCGACGGCGGAGAAGTCGCTGATTGCGCAGGCCCAGCACTACTACGCCGGCTTCGAGGAGTTGGAGATAGGCCGCTGGGTCGAGTCCCCACCGGAGATGACCGCCCGCACCAACGTCCCGGACGGGAACGTCTACCACGTGGACCTGACCCCATCGCGGATGGGACCGCTGCGCCCGGCGCGCGGCTTCGCCGGTTACCGGACACCGGTGCCGGGTCTTTATCTCAGCGGCGGTGGGACGCACCCCGGCCCGTCCGTCTCGGGCCTGCCCGGACAGCAGGCCGCCCGGACCCTGTTGCGCGACCTGCGTCGCAAGCGGATGCCGAACCGGTGAACGCCCCTGCGCTCGAGCGCTTCGACGCAGTGGTGATCGGGGCAGGGGCGGGCGGGATGGCCGCCGCCGCCCGGCTGCAAGCCACCGGCTACCGGACGCTGCTCGTCGAGAGCCGAGACCGGGTCGGTGGTCGGGCATCCACGATCGAGATCGACGGCTTCCGGGTGAACACCGGAGCCCTGGTGACCGAGGTCGGTGGGGAGAACGGCCGGCTGTTCGCCGACCTCGGCGTCGACCCCGGCCTGCGGATCCCGCGCCGCCCGTTGGTGCTTCGGGTCGGGCGGCGCGACGTCCCGCTGATGAGCGGCCCGAACGGCGCGGCGGTGCGCGGTCTGCTCGCCGCGGTCGGCGCAGTCAGCCGGCGGACCGGTCGTCGTCCCGGCCGCGGTCCGACGGTCGCGGACTGGCTGGACGCGCGCCGGGCCCGTCCGGCGGTGCGCAGCCTGGTCCGCAACCTGACCGCCGCCCTCTACGCCGCGGAGCCCGCGGACATCGAACTCGCACTGTTGTTCGACTACGCCACCCGCCCCGGCGGCCTGCAGACCTACGCCATGCACCCGGAGGGCGCCATCGGGCCGTGGTCGGCCGTGGCCCGCGACTTCGAGCGGCGCGGTGGGACGCTGTGGTTGGACAGCGCCGTCGTCGCGTTGAGCGTCGGCGCCGACGGTCTGGTCGACGGAGCCCGGATCCGCCGCGATGGGCAGGAGATCGCCGTGGCGGTGCGGATCGCGGTGAGCAACGCGGGGCCGGTGGCCACCGCGGCCCTGTGTCCGGGCAGCGCTCTGCCGTCGACCTACTCGGCCGAGCTGAAGACGTGGTCCCGACCGGGGAGTCTGATCACGATCAACTTCGCCGGCCGAACCCGGCTCGGGCCGTTGACGGGGCTGGCTTTCTTCGCCACCACGCGTCGGTTGGCCTACGCCGCGCTGCTCACCGACACCTGTCCGGAGCTGGCCCCACCGGGTTGGCACCTGTATCTGGGCGCGTGTGCTCCGCACCCCGCCGCCGGCGACTTCGACCTGGACGTCGAACTGGAGTTGCTGCGGGCAGATCTGCGCGAGCAGTTCCCGGGCTACGACAACGCGCGCGAGCTTTCGGTCGCGGTGTGCGCGGGGGAGGACTGGCCGGCACAGCGAGCCATCGCCGGCCACGACCTGCAGCGGACGACGCCGATCGCGAACCTCTGGAACGTCGGGGACGGCGTCCGCGAGCGGACCGGCGCCGGGCAGAGCGGCTGCGTCGAAACGGCCCGCCTCGTCGTCGACCAGATCCGCCGGCACTGTGCGCCGTCACTCCACGAGGGGAACCCGACGTGACGGTCGCTCTGGTCACCGGCGCCGGCAGAGGTATCGGGGAAGCCTGCGCGCTGCGGTTCGCACGGGACGGTCACGACCTGGTGCTGGCCGCCCGCTCGGCGCCGAGCCTGGCGCAGGTCGCCGAGAAGGCGCGAGCCCTCGGCGCGCGTACCCTCGCGGTGCCCACCGACGTGAGCGATCTGGCGGCCCTCGACGCGCTGGTTTCCGCTGCCGCCACGGAGTTCGGCCGCGTCGACGTGCTGGTCAACAACGCGGGCATGCTGCCCACCGCGGCCCGCGTCGAACACGTGACGGCGGAGGTGTTCCGCGCCGCCCTGGACGTCAACCTGATCGCCCCTTGGTACCTGGCAGCCCGGGTCCGCGACGTGATGGTGTCCACCGGCGACGGTGGTGTGGTGCTGAACATGACCAGCACTGCGGCCATCTATCCATCGGTCGGCTTCGCCGTTTACAACTCGAGCAAGGCCGCGCTGAGCATGCTGACCAGGACGATGGCGTTGGAGTGGGCCCGGGACGGGATCCGGGTCATCGGGGTCGCGCCCGGCAAGGTGGACACCGAGATGGTGGCCCCGATCCTCGAGTACAGCGCGAAGCGCGGCGTCCGACTCAACCCGATGAACCGCTCGGGGCAACCGGAGGAGGTCGCGGAACTGGTTTCCTTCCTGGTCAGCGATCGCGCCGCGTTCATCACCGGCAGCATCGTCACCATCGACGGTGGGGAGGTCGTGAGTACCGGGGCCGACGGAGCACGCTGATCCCGCCGGTATCCACAACTCCGGATTGTCCACAGGCACACGGATTCGGTCGTGCGCGCGCGTCCGAATCGAGAGGGTTTCCCGAGGGCCGCAGCGGTCCGGTGTCTCGGGGGGAACTGTGAGTGGACGACGTAGGACGCGGACCGGCCGTCGAACAATCGCCGGGCCGCAGCGGAGTTGGAGCCCACGGCAGCGGGAACTGATCCGCAGGCTTTCGCGGGATGCGCTGGCCCGGCACGGCGTGGCGGCGGCGGTCCGGCGCGACCATCTGGCCACCGCGGACGGCCGGGTGTTCGGCCTGATGAACCTCGAATCGGTCTGTGACGGCTACTGCGAGGAGCAATGGCCGGAGGTGGTCGATGCCCACTTCGCGGCGCTTCTCGAAGCGTTCCCGGGCGCGCCACCCGAGCTCGGGCCGGACCAGATCCGGGACGGCGTGCATGCCCGATTGGTGCTCGCCGACCCGCACAGCCCTGCGGTCGATTACGCCTATGCCCGGCGGCTGGGCACAGATCTGATCGGGTTGCTGGCCCACGTGACGGGGTCGATGGTGCGTTGGTTGACCGACGAGGAGGTCGCCCTGGTCGGGGCCGACGAACTCTGGTCGCTGGGGCTCGGCCGGGTGGACCGTATCCGGCCGCAGGACTGCGAACTGATCGACACCCGGGCCGGCGCGTTCTGCACCCTGCGCGGGCGATCCGGCTTCATCGCCAGCAAGGCGCTCGTCCTGGCCGAGACCGTGGGCCTGCTCCTGGGACCGGACTTCGACCCGGATGAGGGCCTGCTGGTCGGCGTCCCGACCCGGCACGAACTGGCATTCATGCCGACCTGGGCGACCGCTGCGGGGCGGGACGCCTTCAGTACCTACACCGCCCAGGAGTTCGCCAACGGCGTCGCGCCGCTGTCTCCCCACGTCTACCGCTGGGGCGACGGTCAGTTCGACCGGTTGGCTTAGCTGCTTGGGTGGGCCGCAACCGGCGCGGTGACCGGGAGGGACTCCTTCGGCAGCACGTTCCAGAAGGCGGCCAACAGCGCGGCATCGGTGATCAGGAAGGGCACCGCGGCACCGCGGACCCCCATCGACGGCACCAGAGCGAGATTCGCGATCACGTTGCCGACGAGGCCGACGACGGTGAGCCGCGCGACCCGTGCGCGGTCGCAGAGCAGGGCGATCGGGGTGATCGCGCCGAGCGCCGCGCCGGGCAGTCCGGCCACCATCAGGATTGCGACGGCGGTCCGCGCGGAGGCGTAGTGGTTGCCGAATGCGCTTCGCAGCAAGAAGTCCGAGCTGAACGCCACGGTGATCGCGATCGGGGCCGCAACGGCGGTCGCCCGCAACGCCAGCCGCCTGGCGACGGGTCGGGCCTGCGCGGCCAGATCGGAGCCGACGGCGGCCACCGCCGCTGAGGCGATCGCCATGGCGGGCAGCAGGACGGTGTCGTAGAACTTGTAGGCGGCCACGTAGACGGCCACCGACTTGCTGCCCTTCATGAGGGCCAGCAACCAGATGTCGACCCGCTCGTAGGCGGACCCGATGATTCCGGCCGCGGCCAACGGCAGGGTGGCCCGCAACCGCAGTTCGGCCCGCTGCAGGGGATCCGGCTCGTCGGTCATCGTCAACCGCCGGCCGGCGATGCCGGGCAGGAGCAGCGAGGACACCACGTCGACCAGGACGAAGGCGGCGATCACCCCGGAGGGTTTCCAGCCGGCCGCGAGGGTGGCGATGCCGACGGCGAGCAGCGCCAGCTTGGAGACCACGTTGTAGACGGCCTCGACCACGCCGATCGCGCGGCCCCGCAGCAGCGCGAGGAACGACCCACCCAGCGGGCTGATCACCACCGAGACCGAGTACAGCCCGGCCATCCACCAGCGATCGGCGGGCGCGGAGTTCAGCCAGAGCCCGACCAGGACGACGCCGGAGATCAGCCCGGACACCATGCGGACGCCGATCGCCCGGCGCACCGCGCCGGAATCGAGGGACTCGTGGTCGAGGGCGATCTTGGACAACGCCAACGGGATGCCCAGGTCGGTGCCGATGCTGACCAGCGAGCCCAGCGAGAGAACGAGCGTCACCTCGCCGAACTGAGCCACGCTCAGTTGTCTGGCCACCACCGCCAACCACAGCGTGGTGAGCAGGCCGCCGACCGCTCGGGCAACCCCGAGCTGAGTACTCATCCGGCCGGCGCCGGGTGGCCGATGCGGCTGGTGATGCCAACGCGCACCGAGGCCCAGGTCCACGGCAGGATCATGGCAGGTCAACCAGCGGATCGGCCGTCGAGCCGGGACGAAGTGAGATCCGCCGGCCGAGGTTGCCGGCAATGGCCGTCCGTCTGACGGTTCGTCAGCACTTCGGCGCGGCCGGGACGCGCCCGCGAGGCCATGATGTCCCAAATTTCACCCTGAACACATTTAGCATCATCTGTAACAGCGAGACATGCCCTAGGGGGGTCGCGGTGAGGTCCTCGACTACACGGCCGGCAGTGCAGCCCGACCGACTTCCGGGGCAACGCGCTGCCCCGGAACCCGCGCCCGCGCCGCGGCGATCGGTGCCGGACCGACTGCTCACGACGCTGCTGCGGATCGTGGACGGTGACCGGGTCTCCCGCCGGCGGATCGCCAGGCAGGGCCTGGTCCTGGGGGCATTTCTCGGGGCAGGCGTTCTCTCGCTGCTCCCGGTGCTGCGCGCGACCGGGTGGCCGGGCAACCACGAGGACGGGGCGATCTTCGCGCGGACGGCGATCTATGCCCAGCACCTGCGGCATCTCGACTTCCTGCCGGTCTGGTCGGACAGCGACGCCTACGGGATGGGCACGCC
Proteins encoded in this region:
- a CDS encoding NAD(P)-binding protein, with the translated sequence MNAPALERFDAVVIGAGAGGMAAAARLQATGYRTLLVESRDRVGGRASTIEIDGFRVNTGALVTEVGGENGRLFADLGVDPGLRIPRRPLVLRVGRRDVPLMSGPNGAAVRGLLAAVGAVSRRTGRRPGRGPTVADWLDARRARPAVRSLVRNLTAALYAAEPADIELALLFDYATRPGGLQTYAMHPEGAIGPWSAVARDFERRGGTLWLDSAVVALSVGADGLVDGARIRRDGQEIAVAVRIAVSNAGPVATAALCPGSALPSTYSAELKTWSRPGSLITINFAGRTRLGPLTGLAFFATTRRLAYAALLTDTCPELAPPGWHLYLGACAPHPAAGDFDLDVELELLRADLREQFPGYDNARELSVAVCAGEDWPAQRAIAGHDLQRTTPIANLWNVGDGVRERTGAGQSGCVETARLVVDQIRRHCAPSLHEGNPT
- a CDS encoding SDR family oxidoreductase, whose product is MTVALVTGAGRGIGEACALRFARDGHDLVLAARSAPSLAQVAEKARALGARTLAVPTDVSDLAALDALVSAAATEFGRVDVLVNNAGMLPTAARVEHVTAEVFRAALDVNLIAPWYLAARVRDVMVSTGDGGVVLNMTSTAAIYPSVGFAVYNSSKAALSMLTRTMALEWARDGIRVIGVAPGKVDTEMVAPILEYSAKRGVRLNPMNRSGQPEEVAELVSFLVSDRAAFITGSIVTIDGGEVVSTGADGAR
- a CDS encoding oligosaccharide flippase family protein, which encodes MSTQLGVARAVGGLLTTLWLAVVARQLSVAQFGEVTLVLSLGSLVSIGTDLGIPLALSKIALDHESLDSGAVRRAIGVRMVSGLISGVVLVGLWLNSAPADRWWMAGLYSVSVVISPLGGSFLALLRGRAIGVVEAVYNVVSKLALLAVGIATLAAGWKPSGVIAAFVLVDVVSSLLLPGIAGRRLTMTDEPDPLQRAELRLRATLPLAAAGIIGSAYERVDIWLLALMKGSKSVAVYVAAYKFYDTVLLPAMAIASAAVAAVGSDLAAQARPVARRLALRATAVAAPIAITVAFSSDFLLRSAFGNHYASARTAVAILMVAGLPGAALGAITPIALLCDRARVARLTVVGLVGNVIANLALVPSMGVRGAAVPFLITDAALLAAFWNVLPKESLPVTAPVAAHPSS
- a CDS encoding NAD(P)/FAD-dependent oxidoreductase, whose translation is MAERADVIVIGAGHNGLVAAGYLARSGLDVLVLEANDWIGGCTTSTALLPAAPEHRMSPCADDVIALRDTTVGVDLELARFGYREVEIDPPYLALAPDGASLALHRHAERTAAEIRHFAPQDAAAYLRLIEDLRPACDAAMTLMATNPVRPDPRAVAGAVRALLRRPRALPEVVGLTRTSAADAIRERFTHPLVQAMLANLASYGCPITWDRSGVNLMIVPMIMRAGMARPTGGMGTLPAALERSFTASGGRIRTAARVEEFLMSAGRVIGVRLHSGEEIRAATVLAATEPWRVLNQFLPPGTLPAKLAARAADIPTRSAGCAHFKIEVAFRGRLTLPAHQKARRDDLDVRIPTHMVGTIEEICAAIDDAGAGRLPDPLPFASMVKSAADPAVAPTGQELLGLWSGWVPLHPEESWDSLKATAEKSLIAQAQHYYAGFEELEIGRWVESPPEMTARTNVPDGNVYHVDLTPSRMGPLRPARGFAGYRTPVPGLYLSGGGTHPGPSVSGLPGQQAARTLLRDLRRKRMPNR